The DNA sequence ACTGGATACCAACTACACTGTCAACTATACGCTGGAAGATGATGGAGTTTCCATTTCACTGAAATTCAGAATCGTTACCTGTGACAATGAAGGGCTGTATACATGTGCTGCCATCGAAGGTGACCCTCAAAATGTTACAGTAAACAAGTCCTCTAGCACAATCGTAAATATCTCATGCATAGACTGTGGATTTCATGAACTTATCACTAACACGTACGTGGTGGACCAAAAtggaaaaacaacatttaattcgTCACTGTCTGTTACATGCGTAGACGGTTTAGAACTTACGAATGTATCGGTGAATGTGGTGACCTGTGAAGCTGATGGAAGTTGGCACGGAGAACCAGACTGTGCAATTCCTGGTATGCATATACTCTTTTAATTTGCAAGCTGAAGTATAAAAATTTGGTATACTTATTAATTTGAGTATTTCGATTTTTTATTTGAGGCGGCACAAAGCATAACTGTATGTAAATTGATTCTAACGTTCAGAGGCATGAAAGTGACTACATGAATATTGAAAAGTGAAACATCAGATTTACCTATGATTGATGATAATGTATGTCATTCAGTTTCCAGACCatgttatatttcattattatgtaAACTATTTACACGAACAATACTGTCTGTCTTAATTCTATGCTTGTTAAATCGTTTTTTTACTATgatataacatttgcagaatcccgagTCCCGAGGGATTGTTTGGTGCCCGAGTCCGATAGGGACGAAAAGAATATATGCTAACACTATTGTAGCATAAATCGCgcaaaaattaataaatgaatacactgtCACCCAGCATCGTTAAATTTCCATAAAATGCATTGGAATGTCAGAGACGTTGGCGTCATTTCGTTCGAATTATCCGTTTCATGGCCGTTATACGTTTATACGCTTTGCAACggaatgcgcatatataaaaagttgttgtctgtaaaaactttttttcagcacgtgagcgcgagaatgtCGTTggacacacgttttctctcctgttgaACATCCCGGAAAAGAGACAAGaataacagttttatgctagaatatgatataaaacatttatttttgttttcaggatCCGTATCATTTACACAAACTGTGTATACATTTGATGAGGGAGACACTGGACGTATTACCTGCGAAGTGAAAGATAATCCACGCTGGCAAACAGTATTATTAGCAAAAGAATATCAAGACGATAGTGGGCTCATCACTCCTATTTTTATGATCTCTAATGCCACTGGATCCGTTACTTATTCAACACTGGATATCAGCTACACTGTCGACTATACGGTAAAAAAGGACAGAGTTTCGATTTTACTGAAATCCAAAACCGTTACTTGCGACAATGAAGGGCTGTATACATGTGCTGCCGTTGTAGGTAATCCTCAAAATGCAACTAAAATGAAGTCCGCTAGCACTGTCATACATATATCCTGTACAGACTGTGGAATTTATGAGCCTATCAGTAACGAGTATATGGTAGACCAGAATGGAAAAACAACGTACAATTCATCATTGTCTGTGACTTGCATGGACGGCCTAGAACTTACAAATGAATCGGTCAAAGTTGTGACGTGCAAAGCTGATGGAAAATGGCACGGTGTACCGGACTGCAAAATTCCTGGTAAGATATATCTCTAGCATAAATATTTCCCACTGATACttggaaaatataaaatgaatggttGAATAGCTTATAATATGAGTGAATTGCTATATGAAAGATACTTAGTAAAAATTAACCACCCCAGAAATATCTACGTATGTAATTAGAGCATGaaactttaatatttaaatatctgGCGGAAACGTCCATACCGTTGAATTGCATCGCcacaaattaaacattttttgctTGGTTTAATTGTGCTTTCAGGGTCACTTTCATTTACGGCAAACAGCTATGCGTTCAAAGAGGGGACATCCAGTAATGTTACCTGTGAAATGAAGGATAACTCAAACTGGAAAACACTACTCATTGGAAAGATTGATGATAGAAATGGTGACTCTGTCAGTCAGATATTTACGATCTCCAATGTAACTGGCTCTGTCGTATATTCTACCTTAGATAACAACTATAATGCAAGCTACACACTAAATAAAGATGGTGCTTCGATTTCACTGGAATTTGACCCTGTGACATGTGCCAGTGAAGGGAGATACATGTGTGCTGCAATTGTAGATGAACTGAAAAGTCCACTAGAAATCAATAATATCAGCACAACAGTTAATATATCAAGTAAGTTGACCTTTACTTTAACTGACTGATCGGCACATTGAGTTATTATTAATTTGGTATCTTAGAGCGAGCGTCTTATCTTTTCTTTATATAGGTCCGAGTCACATCTTATGACTGTCTTGTCATGATATAAGAAGTTGTCAGATTAGCGTTTCTGTGATGACTTACATTCACATTCTTATTTTCTAAGTTAGGCGAAATAGATTATATAtcaatcaaaatgtttaaaagtgaAACACTGATCAGTATAGAACAACAACGTTTGAGACGAAACTAATACAACAATAATAGTAATAAATCTGACACGACACTGTACCGATACTGACTACATTATAACATTGAAAAACTGAAATCTTCTAATGTTCTTGGGTATCAAAAGTTCATATATAAGGATATATAAATACCATAAACCGTCATTGCGTTTATATGTTTCAGAACGTCATGGTCTTCCACAAAATGAAACATCTTTGTGTTCTGTAATGCAAATAACTGCACGATTGGTCAAGAAAAGATTTTTCTTATAACATTATGATTTCATTTACGCTAAATGAAAGTCATCATGAACATTTCtctgtgtaaaacataacatttatgTTTTTCAAAGATAAGCGTAGCGAAAGGGCAGAAATTGTACTAGTAGCTATATCTTGATTTCACTACCAAGTTGTatgtattatttttcatttttttctgatgagACATGTGACCATGTGTTAATATCAGATGATCCGTGTATATATTTTATGCTCCAAGCACTGTATATGTAGCTGCGTTCTATAATGTCGCGTTTCCTGTTTTGGGATTTGTCTTGTATTACACCTGTATCTAAATCCTTTGTATTGGTAATACATCTTTGCTTTCTACATATTTCCTTTACAAAATCTAGAAACTTACGTAAGGGCACAGAATAACAATGGATATGcctttgtttttttcaaaatgaagccGAGTCAAAAATTCCAGAAATAACCGTCCCGGACAAAATATACCTTGGTCGAGAAGCAAAAGTTAAGTGCACTGGTCTTATTGGAAAAGGAAAATCTGGTCTAATTGAAGGACGACTTATGCTTGAAACCAATTTTGGGGTAATAGATTTTCAAGGATTTAAATGTTGCAACTTTCAAACGAAGTGACATTTTATGTTATCAATCCCTCGATGTAGGGATGTAATTGTCTCATTATTTCGCTGTGATTTGAAAACTGCATTTCATCAGTTAAATAGCGAATTTAAAGACTTATATTCTATTTACTCTGTAAAAAgctttctttgtttttatttgggataattttcagaaagaaaatgttaaaaagcttGAATTGTTTCTGTTATACAAATACAAAGAATGATAATTTGTATATCGATAAAAAATGGTTATCATATGGTTTGTTCTGATGCGGCGGAAATCTTTTACAGCTTCAAAATGTTAAACTGAAATTATCGATATACCTACAACTGTgataacatttcaaacattttcgtAACTTGGAATGCATTGTCTTATTATCACGTTTGTTCTTGCTTTTTTGTTCGTACAATAGGAAAATGGTAGCAATGTAACTTACAACGGATCAGATACTCCGGAAGAGGTTGGTTGTTACTTCAAAGACTCGATTTCAGTAAAGATACCTACGACAACAGACACTTCAGACCTATGGACACAGTGTGTGATTCGACCTCTGCATGGAAATGACCTTTTGTCTGAAAAGAAGGAAATTCAAATTCTTACATCTTTTGGTAGTATAACGTTCATTTGTAGATGCATTGATGTTAGAACAATTAAGTATATGTGTACATGCCATCTTAATAGCTAAAGAAAAGCATTAGTTGAGATGACATATGTATTGTAAAAATCATCAATCAGTTGTGTTGAAACGACACCAGAGAAATTCAAATCCTTTAAGctactatattatgttttattagaTGAAAGGAAATACCAAAGAATCttctatattttatagttgtATTTGGGAACTCCTCGTACATATTCAATATTGGCGAAAAAGCATCGATTACATGTGACGTCCAGCATATGCCGGACTGGAAACGAATAGAGATAAGAAGGTCCGACGGAGAAGTTGTTATTGGCGTAAATAGTGCCGATCAATTACCAGACTCGAATGGACCCCATATAAGATTGGTGGCGGATGAAAGCAATTTTGCTAATGATGCAGCTACATTAGATGTTGTTTTCGACACCGTGATGTGCAGTGATGCAATGGGAGAGGTGGGAGATATTAATTACACGTGCGCAGTTATGACTAGCAATTTAACAACAGAGGATCTCACTACAGTGATATATCAAAGTATGTGTCGCCCATATACACAGTTTTATGCCTGTATTCATAAGATTATGTATTTGATAAATACATAAATGTCttcagaaatgattttttttgtgttattttgttgtaaCCAAACTACTTTAaatttccatttgaaaacatttatttgttaCATAGGTCATTATTTTATTGCACTGTCGATTGAAACGTATATTAAGGTACAGGACTTTAAATTAAAACAGCTAGACGCTACACCTTCAAGTCAACGAATCTTttaatttgcacgaaataaataAAGTGTCTTTTTCTGTTTGAAGAATACAATGTTTTTGACAGCATACCAATTATAacgttttcttcaaatataaattCGTAGGGAAACCGGAAGTGCCTATTCTAGAAATGTCACGGGAAATAATCGAAAACAAATTCACGTTAGGGGACAGACTCTTTTACTGTAAGGGTGATGTAGGAGACCCACCAGGGACTATAGAAGTACAAAGTAATTTTAATGGATCATATGAAACCTTCTTGGCACCATTGCCTGGGATTGATAATAATACAATTGGTTGGATAGTAAGCAATAAACCAGATTCTTCCGAGTGTAAGAATTACAAAACAATAGGTTTCGCGTTTCACAATGTAACCATGGATATGCAGTACAAACGCTTAAGATGCACAATACATCCTTCTGATAAACTTACGGCCACCATGGACGACTTGTTTGATGAGAAACCAATTAATATTGTTTCAGGTAAGCGTAATTAAATTAACTTTTCTCTATGATTCTGTTCctaaagtttgaaataaaaaaatgaatgaaatgataatttttttaaaactaacgAATATCTTTACATCTAAATTTTTAATTCTCTGCTAAAATGTAATAAACTGCCTAAGGGACATTGTAACATACTTTTTATAATATTACTTCTCACATTTTCATAAGACGACATATGTGTTGGGAAAGCTGGCTATGTATCACATCCATACTTCTGTCATCTCTTTGTGGAATGTGATAAAACGACAGATGGTCACATTGTTGGAGTTCCTGTGGGTTGCAGTGAAAgtgaaaatgaatgttttgacGATGAGGTTGTCGATGGCAATCCTTGTGTGGAATGTTCCTCTGTGGGCGGCTGCAACATAACAGGTTGCTTAAATCTGATTTATTACAGACATTTATACGTCGTGACAACCTGTGTAATTTTATCATTCGAAATGATTCTTTTAGATATATTATTGTTTATCAATGAAAGCATTTTGAGTTGCTCGTTCATGTTTAAGCAgtacatatttgatattttcgtAGCACTGTTGCTATAACAAATTAAAtcgaaatattttaacaattttttatctTCATAAAGAATAGTGTTGGATGCTTTGGTTTAGTAGGCACATACATTTAGAGAAATtgttctaaaatagactggtcatTATCATTTTTGGGGATGAACTATTTCCAACATGAACTTTTAGCGGTGGATTAAGTGGCAAGCAAGGATATGGAAGATAGAAAAATGTCCTCGATAATATCatggcattttttaaaatattgtatctggaattctgaagtaacgtcTAGTATATTGTATTCTGAATTGTCACTACTTGTATACTATAGCAGACACATTTGCTTTGAATAACAGAAAAAACATAGTTTTAGTTTTCTAGCAAGTATTTGGAGGTTACGGTTCGTATTTAACCATCTTTGTCAAAAAGCGGCGGGGTGTCAAATTTCAGAACATAGcatttctaacaaaatttatacatacatatatctcaaacaaacatatttctcGGCATTGAAGTTAAAACGGATTTAGCACCAAAAACCCAtagtcagaaacaagaaaaaacgTAGGGGATATACTTAAAAAATTGTACTCACAATGTTACTTCTGATTGGTGGGATATTTGATAATATCTATCTTTGCTtaaaattcataacatttatggcagttattcatgAAATGCATCTTAAACTGCTGATGTAATtcatgcatgtgaataaagaaatgatattaaTACTTCGTTTAGTTGATTTTATCTAGGTAAATTTTTAATACTTAGTTTAATTATAATCTACATGAAGCTGCGCTTACATTTCACCTACTTATAAGAGTTtcttttgttgacattttttttcaatattgcaTTGGTAACTTAAGATGATGCAAGTAGGTAAAGGTTCTGgcataaactgttaaaataaaaCCGGCCTATAAGtagttgtttgtttttagtttttagtaATTATAATCAActagtttaaaattttgttttgaaaatatacattcAGTTGATATTCTAATTCATATCTAAGCTATCAGCGCATATAAATTTAGACCAACTGTTTCAAACTCAAATATTATTTCACTTTCAATCAACTATTGGAAATTTATTATAATCCTAAGCATACGCTTTTCTTTACAAAGGTATCAAGTGCGACAAAACATACGCAGCCACATACAagggggaaaatatttcattcacttgtGATACCAAAGACTTTGGTGAAGTTACACATATTTCAGTGAACAGTCACGCCGCAGCGGTAGTAAACGTGACAGGGATGATGATACCAGTAATCAAATATGTAGATGTCAAAGTCAGCGAAGGTTCTGTCAGCCTCAGTTTTTCAAACGTATCATGTAACCAGGAAGGAGAATACGTAATCAGACTAAATAGTCAAACAGACATTACACATTCTTTGGTTGTTATTTGTAAGTACGCagcattttacaatatttttagataatttattaCTAATTTATCATGTACATATATCCATTAAGAAATATGAATGTCGAAATAATAAGACATTTTAAGTATGatcatttcatttatatttcaataaatgtaaTTAACATGTTAGTGTTGTGTGACAAAGTTTCAAAtacaataaaagaagaaaaatactgtTGAACATTTCCTTACTCAAGatgttgatatctgaaaataGCATTCTTGTATATCGGACCGGCATTTACGGTCATTTAATCCAACCCCAATCCCAGATGACtcatgctgttaatgacaacttgCAATCCGTGCACTGATGATATAACATTTATTAGGAATTcgataaaaacaaaatactttgaCAGTTGTGTTTGTTCATCGATTCAAAAATttataaagacaaaacaaaatacaaattgtTACGCTTCAAATGATTTGACTGAAACGGAATTTCATAGTTGTGCGTCACAAAAACGTCATTGCGTCAATTTTATACGGACGTTTACTGTCTGCCCTTTGTATAAATACGCTAACCTATTGACCATTTCGACATTATAGAATAAATCCCGTTCTtgtgtatttccgtaaatagggtcaaGTGGGTGGGGCTGTCAGGATATAACGGCCGTGTATAATGTGTAGAGAACATTTATCTGGCATGTcagtttaaaagtaaaaaattttcGTCATACTTCATGTTCGAATCAGAACTTAAAagactttaaacttgaaataaaggCGAGTTGTGACAGGAGACTGCAGAGTGCAACAATCGATTTGCATTCGCCGCTGGCGTATCGAGGTAAGCCGGTCATATGACCGGCGTACGCCTATAGGATGAGCGAATCGAGCTATCCGgttaaacaaatatggcggctaTTGCTGTGACAGCTGCCTGTAGTAACAGAAGTAATAAGtgatacaagatttagcttaccaaaaggttccttctagcgcatattagaTAATCTCGTAAAGGGTCCtgttacaaatatttaataaaacaattatgaaaaactGTGATTtgttagtttacgtgcattcttatctttttaaaatatttaaagttatttcacacaaacatttttgtttatttataataataatcactCATTTACTTCAAAATTTCTTTACGAGGAGTTTCAGCTATATTTGTCTACATATCGCCGCATCTCGCCGCATTCTGTAAACCGGCGCAATTGGCGTACCCCGGAAGCGCAAACGAGAGAAATCAAGAGGCTACGCAGGTTCCGGAAGTTGAAATCGGCGTAAAAGGGCGTACGCCGCTTTGCAAAACAAGTCCCACCCATATATATCACTCATCAACCTCATTCCTCCTACCACcgctacatttattttttttattttcagacttACTGTATAGACCTTTGTGCCGCACTGCTCCAACCCGACCATCccaataaaacataatttcatcaacctcaaaacacataaataaaaaaagaaatgctttagattttacttaaattttactTTCTTCTTTTCTATTCTTAAACTTCAGGCGTTTGTAGAGCTTGTTTATTGCAATTGTTATTGCAATAACATGGAATGAAATGTTGATTTGGAAGGAACATGATGTGTATCTTTATGAACGACTTTTGACAAATTAATCGATATCTTTATATGACAATAACTAAATCCctcatttggtttaaacagtattcatTGACTTGTTGCAAttgttacaaaatttacaaatatgtaaacgTAGATGATTCCCTTGTTTAAAGGCCTGTTAATTGTCcgatttctgtaaaattatatattattgcaCTTGATATATATTGTTCAATCGACGATCATCTACAGCTAGCTGCACCAAAAAgctattaatgaaataaaatatatgtggaatgttgtaaatatgttttacgGCTTCTTACAGCATAAACCTATAAAATGTGTTTCTAATAATGTTCTAATTGCTTTGCTTCTATGTTTATCTAAAAGCTCCTGCGTCTGAACCAAGCCTAAATAAGCCATCAAAAGTAAGACTAAATGAGAGACTTGCAATTAGTTGCAGTGGAGATATTGGTAGGGATCAATACGGAAACGCGGCAACGCACATGTTTCTGGAAGTCAAATTTGAGGTAATACTGCACGTCGTTTATTCTGTATTATGATACTTCCTATCAGTTTCTCTTGCGTTATCATTTGCTTTCAATGGTGATATTCGGGagaaatgtattaaaatgaattatataatCAGCACAAATTCTGTAAAATAGAGAAAGTGGAAGCTCGATATGTCGTTCAGTACACgacagaaaatgaaattaaattgcTGCAGGCCCACTTTGACTGAACATACGGACGGTGTTGAAATGCGTGCTACTGTCAACGCCTTTCTGTCCCGGGTTCAGCAGAACTGAACAGTTGTTCCGTTTTATTGAGCTTGTTCAAGGACGTTAAGTTACGTTCCTTGTGAagataaacagtaattattttcTCCTTACACGTTTTTAAGCAAGCCTGTAGTCTTAATACACAAAACAGGTTTGACTGCATTGTTTGCATAGATTTAAATCAAAGAAAGTTGAAAACTATCTTTAATTTTCCTATTAATTTTGTAATTGATTTCAGAACGAATCCATGTTTTCTATTTACAACGAAAGCGTAGAACAAGATCCGGCGGTCCTAGAAAACTGTCGGTATACACAAACCGTTCGTTTGATCTTCTATCCTGATGTTGGCTGGAACAATTCTGAGGTCAGATGTGCTGCTCGTAACGAAACTAATGTGGTTCAGTCATCAACAATACAATCCATTAAAATTGATGGCCCCAGTAGgtgtatttatcattattatcattattattattataccgcATATATattatagcactcttttcatgcaaatCTACACGTTCAAaagctttacagaataaattgcaaacaatacaaacaaatacgcatacaaaaataatgcattccatattaacaaaaaatcatgaatgtaaaacatataaacaagacaaacatacatacatatttaaaagtatttaagtgaccctgGGATAATATAATGTACTACGGTGTTTTATGAAGAagggaaaaaaatcaatatatcgGTCAATTaacaaatattgtacaaagaagtgggttttagcAGGGTTTTGAAAGCAGCTATAGGGGTGcgagcttccctgatcttgacgggaaggtagttccaaagctttggagcagttaAAAAAAACTTCGATTGCCAGTGACAGCTTGTCTTGTGATCATAGGTTTGTGACCGGTaaatacacttctatcatattcCTAATAGAGGCAGTGGACTGATTGCACAAAGCCTTAAAGTaatgggtcagaaccttgtacctCATCCTGTATTCCACTGGCAACCAATGTAGCTCCTTCAGAATcagtgttatatgattgcgacggtgCGTCatagtgatgacgcgagctgccaTGTTCTGGACATGTTGAAACTTCTTAAGTGTGTTGTTTGAATACCATATAACAAGGCATTATAGTAGTCTAACAGTGAATTAACCAGGCTGTTGATAaaggtctttgtggcatcactggtacgATACcatctgatgtgacctattctgcgtaaTTGTGCATATtcagcccggcacacagagttgacttcttgttcaatatccatactgttgtcaaataGTGCACctagattcctaacacattttgtggactttatcacagagtcaccgaccttcacagagacGACAtcatgtacttggagttacgctttaaTGTAATAGCATTACCTCAATTTTATCGGCATTAAgctcagcatgttgcaatgcatccacgagaccATTTCAGCCAATCGtaaagcctcacttctagccaaagcctctatcggcttaaagaaTAGATATAATTGAGAGCCATCGTTAAAGAattgatgaagaagtccatgacgtctgcatatagCACCAAAGGGTTTAGTGtgcatgatatagttctttggaccaagcactgatccctggggcacactgtatttcatcaacataggcgtctcgagaactcaccatcaacgcacaaagtttgatagcggtcactaagatatgatgacatccatgcaattGCTTTGtttgtgactccaaaatgatgttcgagtcggtgtaatagtgtttggtggtcaatcgtgtcgaaagctgaggacagatcgagtagcacgaggactgttacagaattttgattGGGAGATGTGAGATGTCATTCTGTATTTTTATCAAAGCCGATTCAGTTGAATAAAAcattctgtaagcagactgcagtccctcatgtagctttTTCTTCACTCGAgcgccgctcaagacgcgcatctacaacttttctaagatttttgaaatgaaagggaggttagacacaggcctgtagtttttgagaatgtttggttcaagacttGGTTTCTTAAGCAGAGGTCTTATCctagcttttaaaaacttctttggTACTTAACCTAATTCCAtcgatgtatttatgatgtttgttttcAACGGCAAGAGCACAtcaagacatttcttcaaaagccatgttggtaaagggtcaagttcacaggatttatattaaaatgttccTAGAAATCAgcataatattttctatttgcaTAGGAACTTATTATAAATTGAACGGAATCGGTATTCCAAACTATAGAAGATAGATTAAGTCAATTACGGAAATCTAGTTTATAATGATTCTGAATGAACAAAATGGTACTTTCAACAATTTCAGATACGTATTTCGAAACTTCAAACTTAACAGGAGTCGTAGGTGAATCTGTGATACTCACATGTATTGTGGACGGCGTGGACGGTCTTACTGGCATAACCATCACGAAAGGAACAGATAGAGCTATTGTAGTATCATACCCAGGAAATTATAACAGCGAGAGTGTCACAGTTGTAACTGAAAAGAGTAATCTGAATTATTCTTCCGGAGTTTTGATAATCAATATGACAGTTCAGTGTGGAGATGACGGCGACTACTTCTGCACACCGAGTGGTTTAGGGAACCCTTCAGAAGCTGGTTCCGTTTTATCTCTACATTGTAAGTGTGAATCGGGGAATTATTCGTCTCATTCGTTTTAATAAACAGTTGACCCGATGCATTTTAGTGTTCTAAGAACTTTATTTCTGTACATATATTCTataaatttgaaaacatgatatatcagaaaatattgAGAGTTGATTAAAAAAACCATGATATAAAACATGATTAATTTCTTATTTGCAAACCCTGCGACAACTGCTTATCTTGCCCAACGTCCTTATCACGTCGTCGCAACGTTCAGTCTTTATCATATCATATGCAAATCTTAATATTTCTACTAACGATAAACTCTTAAATGTTCTGGTGTATTTTCGAGCAATTGTGGTGATATTTGATCTGTTACTTTTTCACATGGAAAACGTTAAATTGGATATAGATGAATGATTTTACCTTCTTAATGCATTAAGTCCATACATACTGGAGATgtttaatgataaatgtatctTGTATGATACATTTTCTTACAGAAACTCATAGTCATTATTACCGCCTTTCATAGTGTAATGTATGAACTGTCTTTTCCAGGGAAAGCCCTCGCACCAGTACTAGATCCATCAAGTGACATGGTTGAAAACTCTGATCCCTGGGTTGGGATTGGATTTGAAACTGTATGTACCGGCGAACTCGGCTCTCAAAATGCATCTGTATATCTAGAATCAAATGCAGACGGACGGTTTAAGAAAATTGAATTACCGATTTCTTCAGAATATAAGTTAAATGAGTGTTCAAACTTTGCCACTATAAAGTTTAACAACAAGTATACAGCAGATTGGAATGGAACAGTTATAAAATGTGTTATTGAAACGGAAGAGGAAAAGCTGATGGATGCCGAATACGTTACAGTTGTTCCAGGTTTGATttgaatatagatatatattcTTAGATGTGATACA is a window from the Mercenaria mercenaria strain notata chromosome 7, MADL_Memer_1, whole genome shotgun sequence genome containing:
- the LOC123554699 gene encoding uncharacterized protein LOC123554699 isoform X2 translates to MDSQYSFATDTDENYEVLKRYDSIKLSPVNNASLRDDKSNASKSDMYITPVLDKAQSREIELIEKRPAKHQSSNSDIIIGGYLSFPSAEIGTSENTFNDLASLASKVNTYEELNKSAADTRDDDVYATINNENVLDSENSNLANSIRQRPYKRTKTRPNDGNGQRRKCGKRIFVVGLVVMLVIITISSVATTIFIFTSKDQGHSATGNDVTSVESSNTGLTDSISTKPFSTSIPTTSTTKLAPERTGSVSFTQTMYIFHEGGTEHITCEVKDYLHWQTITLAKEYQDDRGLITTIFMISNTSGSVTYSKLDTNYTVNYTLEDDGVSISLKFRIVTCDNEGLYTCAAIEGDPQNVTVNKSSSTIVNISCIDCGFHELITNTYVVDQNGKTTFNSSLSVTCVDGLELTNVSVNVVTCEADGSWHGEPDCAIPGSVSFTQTVYTFDEGDTGRITCEVKDNPRWQTVLLAKEYQDDSGLITPIFMISNATGSVTYSTLDISYTVDYTVKKDRVSILLKSKTVTCDNEGLYTCAAVVGNPQNATKMKSASTVIHISCTDCGIYEPISNEYMVDQNGKTTYNSSLSVTCMDGLELTNESVKVVTCKADGKWHGVPDCKIPGSLSFTANSYAFKEGTSSNVTCEMKDNSNWKTLLIGKIDDRNGDSVSQIFTISNVTGSVVYSTLDNNYNASYTLNKDGASISLEFDPVTCASEGRYMCAAIVDELKSPLEINNISTTVNISTESKIPEITVPDKIYLGREAKVKCTGLIGKGKSGLIEGRLMLETNFGENGSNVTYNGSDTPEEVGCYFKDSISVKIPTTTDTSDLWTQCVIRPLHGNDLLSEKKEIQILTSFVVFGNSSYIFNIGEKASITCDVQHMPDWKRIEIRRSDGEVVIGVNSADQLPDSNGPHIRLVADESNFANDAATLDVVFDTVMCSDAMGEVGDINYTCAVMTSNLTTEDLTTVIYQRKPEVPILEMSREIIENKFTLGDRLFYCKGDVGDPPGTIEVQSNFNGSYETFLAPLPGIDNNTIGWIVSNKPDSSECKNYKTIGFAFHNVTMDMQYKRLRCTIHPSDKLTATMDDLFDEKPINIVSDDICVGKAGYVSHPYFCHLFVECDKTTDGHIVGVPVGCSESENECFDDEVVDGNPCVECSSVGGCNITGIKCDKTYAATYKGENISFTCDTKDFGEVTHISVNSHAAAVVNVTGMMIPVIKYVDVKVSEGSVSLSFSNVSCNQEGEYVIRLNSQTDITHSLVVISPASEPSLNKPSKVRLNERLAISCSGDIGRDQYGNAATHMFLEVKFENESMFSIYNESVEQDPAVLENCRYTQTVRLIFYPDVGWNNSEVRCAARNETNVVQSSTIQSIKIDGPNTYFETSNLTGVVGESVILTCIVDGVDGLTGITITKGTDRAIVVSYPGNYNSESVTVVTEKSNLNYSSGVLIINMTVQCGDDGDYFCTPSGLGNPSEAGSVLSLHWKALAPVLDPSSDMVENSDPWVGIGFETVCTGELGSQNASVYLESNADGRFKKIELPISSEYKLNECSNFATIKFNNKYTADWNGTVIKCVIETEEEKLMDAEYVTVVPETFCNGHANGFRIPHPFDCRAWFMCGGNRNITAFRPNKDCQVDECLDDLDTFKCIPCDSVGICRRDPLEKEDSTPTNIYFTSESETVQIGNRLQVECVLEGSSADWGAILTRNSKVLGEEHVCNVSSSGIGTCNFMNINGIGTTDANNSLTAAVTINPVKCEDEGTYYCKSVSDSSLQASFTLSVIKPPSGGVLLSLPKRMVLGQIEFNEKVTCQANVGYPAGEIRIEYSNNNFESYNTYSLGNAEPQTDSVKECSVNKTVAYKEHTFTESWNNTDIRCAVYNHTDITEPALVSDVQRILLIENDCPPTGLLYYYHPFNCHYYILCFTGVTFINDCGINCPYIKNTTLLGCMVCDFPDC